Proteins encoded together in one Triticum dicoccoides isolate Atlit2015 ecotype Zavitan chromosome 7B, WEW_v2.0, whole genome shotgun sequence window:
- the LOC119336920 gene encoding ubiquitin-conjugating enzyme E2 22-like — protein MATNENLPPNVIRQLAKELKNLDESPPEGIKVIVNDDDFSTIFADIEGPAGTPYENGVFRMKLLLSRDFPHSPPKGFFSTKIFHPNIATSGEICVNTLKKDWNPSLGLRHVLLVVRCLLIEPFPESALNEQAGKMLLENYEEYARLARLYTGIHAHKHKNKSKSGAICESTTALNVGQSNNTVPSKNIPSAPALVSASTSTKVLGIQDQNAAPSDPSVGPSTAHKKDGPLAVKIPAEKKKVDARKKSLKRL, from the exons ATG GCAACAAATGAGAACCTCCCACCAAATGTCATCAGGCAATTGGCTAAAGAACTGAAGAATCTTGATGAATCACCTCCGGAAGGGATTAAAGTTATTGTTAATGATGATGACTTCAGCACCATTTTTGCTGATATTGAGGGCCCTG CTGGTACTCCATATGAGAATGGAGTATTCCGGATGAAGCTATTGTTGTCCCGTGACTTCCCTCACTCTCCCCCGAAAG GATTCTTCTCGACAAAAATATTCCATCCAAACATAGCAACTAGTGGCGAGATATGTGTGAACACGTTGAAAAAGGACTGGAACCCTAGTCTTGGATTGAGACATGTTCTGCTG GTAGTGAGATGCCTTCTGATCGAACCATTCCCCGAATCTGCCCTTAATGAACAAGCTGGAAAAATGTTGCTTGAAAACTACGAGGAGTATGCACGCCTCGCAAG GCTATACACCGGCATTCATGCACATAAACATAAGAACAAGTCCAAGAGCGGAGCCATTTGTGAGTCAACCACAGCTCTAAACGTTGGCCAGAGCAACAACACCGTTCCGAGCAAGAACATACCATCGGCGCCAGCACTAGTATCTGCATCCACCTCGACCAAAGTTCTCGGCATACAGGATCAGAACGCTGCTCCTTCTGATCCTTCTGTAGGACCATCAACGGCACACAAGAAGGACGGGCCGCTTGCCGTCAAAATCCCAGCCGAGAAGAAGAAGGTGGATGCCAGGAAGAAGAGCCTGAagaggctgtga